A genomic window from Candidatus Kouleothrix ribensis includes:
- a CDS encoding CpaF family protein produces MSLLKRIGGAPGVGEASGSAARPDTPRFESNKGPSRERDDSTFADIRSRVQNKLIGELDPKLDLSNAAKVRQQVEDIFNSILDSENIVLTRSERARMFESIAADILGFGPLEVLLNDPEISEIMVNGPRSIYIERKGKLQKSDVIFNNDEHVMRVIDRIISPLGRRCDESSPMVDARLPDGSRVNAVIRPISLVGPCLSIRKFKKEGITVEDMIRFGSLSREMAEFLSACVRGRLNVVVSGGTGSGKTTTLNALSSFIPEDERIITVENAAELQLRQDHVVTLESRPPNVEGKGEISIRDLVINCLRMRPERIVVGECRGGEALEMLQAMNTGHDGSMTTLHANTPRDAIARIETMVLMAGMDLPVRAIREQIASAINVIVQQARLKDGSRKIINITEVQGMEGDVVVLQDVFVFEQTGLDERGKIIGQLRPTGIRPKFVEAFESQNIYLPPNIFGYVGERSFF; encoded by the coding sequence ATGTCGTTGCTGAAACGCATTGGGGGGGCGCCCGGCGTGGGCGAGGCCAGCGGCTCGGCGGCCCGGCCCGATACACCGCGCTTCGAGTCGAACAAGGGCCCATCGCGCGAGCGCGACGATAGCACGTTTGCCGATATTCGCTCGCGCGTGCAAAACAAGCTGATCGGCGAGCTCGATCCCAAGCTCGACTTGTCGAACGCCGCTAAGGTGCGCCAGCAGGTCGAAGATATCTTCAACAGCATCCTCGATAGCGAGAATATCGTGCTGACGCGCTCGGAGCGCGCGCGCATGTTCGAGAGCATTGCGGCCGACATCCTGGGCTTCGGGCCGCTCGAGGTGCTGCTGAACGACCCCGAGATCAGCGAGATCATGGTCAATGGGCCGCGCAGTATTTATATCGAGCGCAAGGGCAAGCTGCAGAAGAGCGACGTGATCTTCAACAACGACGAGCACGTGATGCGCGTGATCGACCGGATCATCTCGCCGCTCGGCCGCCGCTGCGACGAATCGTCGCCGATGGTCGACGCGCGCCTGCCCGACGGTAGCCGCGTCAACGCCGTGATCCGGCCGATCTCGCTGGTGGGGCCGTGCCTGAGCATCCGCAAGTTCAAGAAGGAAGGCATTACCGTCGAAGACATGATTCGCTTCGGCTCGCTCTCGCGCGAGATGGCCGAGTTCCTCTCGGCCTGTGTGCGCGGGCGACTGAACGTGGTCGTGTCGGGCGGTACCGGCTCGGGTAAGACAACCACGCTCAACGCGCTGTCGTCGTTCATTCCCGAAGACGAGCGGATCATTACGGTTGAGAACGCTGCTGAGCTACAGCTACGCCAGGATCACGTAGTAACGCTCGAGTCGCGCCCACCGAATGTCGAAGGCAAGGGCGAAATCAGCATTCGCGACCTGGTGATCAACTGCTTGCGTATGCGGCCCGAGCGGATCGTGGTAGGCGAGTGTCGCGGCGGCGAGGCGCTCGAGATGCTACAGGCCATGAACACTGGCCACGATGGCTCGATGACCACGCTGCACGCCAACACACCGCGCGACGCGATTGCGCGTATTGAGACCATGGTGCTGATGGCTGGTATGGATCTGCCGGTGCGCGCGATCCGCGAGCAGATCGCCTCGGCAATCAACGTCATTGTGCAGCAGGCGCGCCTCAAAGACGGCAGCCGCAAGATCATCAACATCACCGAAGTGCAGGGCATGGAAGGCGATGTGGTGGTGCTGCAAGACGTGTTCGTGTTCGAGCAGACCGGGCTCGACGAGCGCGGCAAGATCATTGGCCAGCTGCGGCCCACCGGCATTCGCCCGAAGTTCGTCGAGGCGTTCGAGTCGCAGAACATCTACCTGCCGCCGAATATCTTTGGCTACGTCGGCGAGCGCTCATTCTTCTAA
- a CDS encoding type II secretion system F family protein, with the protein MTPLIIILAVVMIAGVGLVAFGMTRPAQTDAIGERLSQFTERTMTLDELELQQPFNQRVLIPAMRAILAQLGKYGPKQSAERLKLNLQQAGNPGNITPIMFSGMRMALLVILLLLAGFITFGQGMPMSKALMYTAICGTLGYLLPGMWLGRQIKARKHNIVKALPDALDLLTISVEAGLAFDLALTRVADKWDNELSNEFKRVLTDTRLGRARRDALKDMAQRTGVEDVQTFTAAIIQAEQLGVSIGKILRIQSDQMRIRRRQRAEEAAHKAPIKMLIPMAFLIFPSLFVVILGPAIPRLMSSLGGL; encoded by the coding sequence ATGACTCCACTTATTATTATACTTGCGGTTGTGATGATCGCTGGGGTTGGCTTAGTGGCGTTTGGCATGACACGGCCGGCGCAGACCGATGCAATCGGCGAGCGGCTGAGCCAGTTCACCGAGCGCACGATGACGCTGGACGAGCTTGAGCTGCAGCAGCCCTTCAACCAGCGCGTGCTCATCCCGGCCATGCGCGCGATCCTGGCTCAGTTGGGCAAGTATGGGCCTAAGCAGAGCGCCGAACGCCTGAAGCTGAACCTACAGCAGGCTGGCAACCCCGGCAATATTACGCCGATCATGTTCTCGGGCATGCGCATGGCCTTGCTGGTGATCTTATTGCTGCTGGCAGGGTTCATCACCTTTGGGCAGGGCATGCCGATGTCGAAGGCGCTGATGTACACGGCGATCTGCGGCACGCTCGGCTACCTGCTGCCGGGGATGTGGCTCGGCCGGCAGATCAAGGCCCGTAAGCACAATATCGTCAAAGCGCTACCCGATGCACTCGACTTGCTGACGATCAGCGTCGAGGCCGGCCTGGCCTTCGACCTGGCATTGACACGTGTGGCCGATAAATGGGACAACGAGCTGTCGAACGAGTTTAAGCGCGTGCTGACCGACACGCGGCTTGGGCGGGCGCGCCGCGATGCGCTGAAAGACATGGCCCAGCGCACGGGGGTTGAGGATGTGCAGACCTTCACTGCAGCGATCATCCAGGCCGAGCAGCTGGGTGTGTCGATCGGCAAAATTCTGCGCATTCAGTCCGACCAGATGCGCATCCGCCGGCGCCAGCGCGCAGAAGAGGCGGCGCACAAGGCGCCGATCAAGATGCTCATCCCCATGGCATTCTTGATCTTCCCCTCGCTGTTCGTGGTGATCCTTGGCCCGGCGATCCCACGGCTGATGAGCTCGCTGGGTGGCCTGTAG
- a CDS encoding DUF192 domain-containing protein, translated as MPTSPIRIHNTTRDQVVADQAELARSFAARGRGLMGRPALPQGYALIIYPEWSIHTFFMRVAIDVLFVDRADRVVGLRHAMPPGRPFAGVAPWRGRYVIELPAGVLAATATAIGDQLAISPALA; from the coding sequence ATGCCGACTTCGCCGATTCGTATTCATAACACGACACGCGACCAGGTTGTTGCCGACCAGGCCGAGCTGGCGCGTTCGTTCGCGGCGCGCGGCCGCGGCCTGATGGGGCGCCCGGCACTGCCGCAAGGCTATGCGCTGATCATCTACCCCGAGTGGAGCATCCACACATTCTTTATGCGCGTGGCGATCGATGTGCTATTCGTCGACCGGGCCGACCGGGTGGTGGGGCTGCGCCATGCTATGCCGCCTGGCCGGCCGTTTGCCGGCGTGGCGCCCTGGCGTGGTCGCTATGTGATCGAGCTACCGGCCGGGGTGCTGGCGGCCACCGCCACGGCGATCGGCGACCAGCTAGCGATCAGCCCGGCGCTGGCCTAG
- a CDS encoding thymidine kinase: MTRLGSGGRIEIICGCMYSGKTEELIRRLHHVQIARQHLQAFTPRRDTRYAAGNLVSHNGVRIEAQPVESIRELFDYLRAEVQVVAIDELHFLDDPPDMIVQAAQALADRGLRVIIAGLDQDYRATPFPAMSRLLAVAEQIDKLYAICVRCGAYATRSQRLLDGRPAPFDAPTIVVGGLDLYEARCRQCFEAG, translated from the coding sequence ATGACACGCCTTGGCTCAGGCGGTCGCATCGAGATCATCTGCGGCTGCATGTACAGCGGCAAAACCGAGGAGTTGATCCGCCGCTTGCACCATGTCCAGATTGCACGCCAGCATCTACAGGCGTTCACCCCACGCCGCGACACCCGCTACGCCGCTGGGAATCTCGTCAGCCATAATGGGGTGCGCATCGAGGCTCAGCCGGTCGAATCGATCCGTGAGCTGTTCGACTATCTACGCGCAGAGGTTCAGGTGGTCGCGATCGACGAGCTGCACTTCCTCGATGATCCGCCCGATATGATTGTGCAGGCTGCGCAGGCCCTGGCCGATCGCGGGCTGCGTGTGATTATCGCCGGGCTCGACCAGGATTACCGTGCTACGCCGTTCCCGGCTATGTCGCGCCTGCTGGCAGTCGCCGAGCAGATCGATAAACTGTATGCGATCTGTGTGCGCTGCGGGGCCTATGCCACACGCTCACAGCGCCTGCTCGACGGCCGGCCTGCGCCGTTCGACGCGCCGACAATTGTGGTCGGCGGGCTCGATCTGTACGAGGCACGCTGCCGCCAGTGTTTCGAGGCCGGGTAA
- a CDS encoding sugar ABC transporter permease, protein MSKQATLAAPGAGRRRSSKQLRENIDAYTMLLPTILGVLTFFAVPLGISLYLSFTSARISTPVSEATFVGFENYINVFKDSNFYLAIRNTLIFSAATLVLSTVPALILAVLLNEKIRGQAFFRALFFIPVVASVVAISLLWRYLLNIDFGFVNYAFSLVGLPRIPWLTSPDWALLSVILVFSWKTIGYNMVIFLAGLQGISRPLYEAASIDGATRWQQFLRITVPMLSPTTFFILITTLINCLQIFDVPYALGYGRSTTIGPADSMLTVVPLLYREGFISDHMGYSSSLAWVLFIMIMGITFLQFRISNRWVNYE, encoded by the coding sequence ATGAGCAAACAGGCCACCCTCGCTGCGCCGGGCGCCGGGCGCAGGCGCAGTAGCAAGCAACTGCGCGAGAACATCGACGCATACACCATGCTGCTGCCGACGATTCTGGGCGTACTGACATTCTTCGCCGTACCATTGGGGATCTCGTTATACCTGAGCTTCACGAGCGCGCGCATCAGCACACCGGTGAGCGAGGCCACCTTTGTGGGGTTCGAAAACTACATCAACGTCTTCAAAGATTCGAACTTCTACCTTGCCATTCGGAACACGCTGATCTTCTCAGCGGCGACGCTGGTGCTTTCGACGGTGCCGGCGCTGATACTGGCGGTGCTGCTGAACGAGAAGATTCGCGGCCAGGCGTTCTTCCGCGCGCTATTCTTCATCCCGGTAGTTGCCTCGGTCGTAGCGATCTCGCTGCTGTGGCGCTACCTGCTGAATATCGATTTTGGCTTTGTAAACTACGCCTTTAGCCTGGTTGGCCTGCCGCGTATTCCGTGGCTAACCTCGCCCGACTGGGCGTTGTTGAGCGTCATCCTGGTGTTCTCGTGGAAGACGATCGGCTACAACATGGTGATCTTTCTGGCCGGTCTGCAGGGCATCTCGCGCCCGCTGTACGAGGCCGCCAGCATCGACGGCGCCACGCGCTGGCAGCAGTTCTTGCGCATCACTGTGCCGATGCTCTCGCCGACGACATTTTTCATCCTGATCACCACACTGATCAACTGCCTGCAAATCTTCGACGTGCCCTATGCGCTAGGGTATGGGCGCAGCACCACAATCGGCCCGGCCGACTCGATGTTGACGGTGGTGCCGCTGCTGTATCGCGAAGGCTTCATCTCGGATCATATGGGCTACTCGTCGTCGCTGGCGTGGGTGCTATTCATTATGATCATGGGCATTACGTTCCTGCAGTTTCGTATCTCGAACCGCTGGGTCAACTACGAGTAG
- a CDS encoding LacI family DNA-binding transcriptional regulator, protein MTTIDKVAKLAGVSPATVSKVLNNRPYVSAGTRALIERVISETGFVPSQRARGLSKRRSFIFGLLIPYTSDQLFADPHLLECIRGIEREANTHDYNMLLSTARAPAEAASACVRLLRSDVIDGAVVLETLDLQPFNDMLEQQGSPMVMIGYAHSASLHAVHADDYGGALLAMRHLLELGHRRIGVVSSVLRPFALEERMRGVHAALSERGLELDSALIALGDFSAESGAVAGSALLTMAAPPTAIFALNDRMALGVMRAGRALGIDIPNQLSVIGFDDIPTAALATPALTTVRQPGFALGDVAARALFALLDGAMLPPAAVIPTELIIRGTTSVLRA, encoded by the coding sequence ATGACGACGATCGACAAAGTAGCGAAGCTGGCAGGCGTCTCGCCAGCCACCGTCTCGAAAGTATTGAACAACCGCCCATACGTGAGCGCGGGGACGCGCGCACTGATTGAGCGTGTAATTAGCGAGACCGGGTTTGTGCCGAGCCAGCGTGCGCGTGGCCTGAGCAAGCGGCGCTCATTCATCTTCGGCCTGTTGATCCCATACACCTCCGACCAGCTCTTCGCCGACCCGCACCTGCTCGAGTGCATACGCGGGATCGAGCGCGAGGCCAACACCCACGACTACAACATGCTGCTCTCGACGGCGCGTGCGCCGGCCGAAGCGGCCAGCGCGTGCGTGCGCCTGCTGCGCAGCGACGTGATCGACGGCGCAGTCGTGCTCGAGACGCTCGACCTGCAGCCGTTCAACGACATGCTCGAGCAGCAAGGCTCGCCGATGGTGATGATCGGGTACGCGCACAGCGCGTCGCTGCATGCGGTGCATGCCGACGACTACGGCGGCGCGCTGTTGGCCATGCGCCACCTGCTAGAGCTAGGCCACCGCCGGATTGGCGTGGTGAGCAGCGTGCTGCGCCCGTTTGCACTGGAAGAGCGCATGCGCGGCGTGCATGCGGCGCTAAGCGAGCGCGGCCTCGAGCTCGACAGCGCGCTGATCGCGCTGGGCGACTTCTCGGCCGAGAGCGGGGCAGTGGCCGGCAGCGCGCTGCTGACCATGGCAGCGCCACCGACGGCAATCTTCGCGCTGAACGACCGGATGGCGTTGGGGGTGATGCGCGCAGGGCGCGCGCTAGGGATCGACATCCCTAACCAGCTGTCGGTGATCGGCTTCGACGATATTCCCACTGCTGCCCTGGCCACCCCGGCGTTGACCACCGTACGGCAGCCGGGCTTTGCGCTGGGCGACGTTGCAGCCAGAGCGCTCTTCGCGCTGCTTGATGGGGCGATGCTCCCACCGGCGGCGGTGATCCCAACCGAACTGATCATCCGCGGCACGACAAGTGTACTGCGGGCTTAG
- a CDS encoding type II secretion system F family protein, giving the protein MRLPSNLPISPTMLLIVAGVLLLLFIVVALMGRKSIDGAGAGRAVDDRLNQFAGRAQRNQPQEVKPFAKIDAAVSKGKQGSKIARDLARADLKLTVTEFIGVKILAALLGVGLGAFIGRASVAAMVLSALVGGVLLSFGPNLYIGYAARKRIKSFNNQLGDGITLMANSLRSGYSFLQSMDLVSREAPPPMSSEFRRVVQEIGLGLSTEEALGNLMRRVPSDDLDLLITAVNIQHEVGGNLAQILETIGHTIRERVRIKGEIQVLTAQGRISAYVITALPILLAVGITLINPDYMAPMFEFGLPPKAWCCLPVAGLVMITVGFFVIMKIVDIEV; this is encoded by the coding sequence ATGCGTCTTCCCTCGAATCTGCCAATTAGCCCAACTATGCTGCTGATCGTCGCAGGTGTGCTGCTGCTGCTGTTCATTGTGGTAGCATTGATGGGCCGCAAGTCGATCGATGGCGCCGGCGCGGGACGGGCGGTCGACGATCGTTTGAACCAATTTGCCGGCCGTGCGCAGCGCAATCAGCCACAAGAAGTCAAGCCGTTTGCGAAGATCGATGCGGCGGTGAGCAAAGGCAAACAGGGCAGCAAGATCGCGCGTGATCTTGCGCGTGCCGATCTGAAACTCACCGTGACTGAGTTCATCGGAGTGAAGATCCTGGCAGCGCTACTAGGTGTGGGCCTGGGCGCATTCATTGGGCGCGCCTCGGTTGCCGCAATGGTGCTCTCGGCACTGGTTGGCGGTGTACTGCTGTCGTTCGGGCCGAATCTGTACATCGGGTATGCCGCGCGCAAGCGGATCAAATCATTCAACAACCAGCTTGGCGATGGCATCACATTAATGGCCAACTCACTACGCAGTGGCTATAGCTTCCTGCAGTCGATGGATCTAGTATCGCGCGAGGCACCGCCGCCGATGTCGAGCGAGTTCCGGCGCGTGGTGCAAGAGATTGGCCTGGGGCTCTCGACCGAGGAAGCGCTGGGCAACCTGATGCGGCGCGTGCCCTCCGACGACCTCGATTTGCTGATCACAGCCGTGAACATCCAGCACGAGGTTGGCGGGAACCTGGCGCAGATCCTCGAAACGATTGGCCACACGATTCGCGAGCGGGTACGGATCAAAGGCGAGATCCAGGTGCTCACGGCTCAGGGCCGCATCTCGGCGTATGTGATCACGGCCCTGCCGATCTTGCTGGCGGTTGGGATTACGCTGATCAACCCCGACTATATGGCGCCGATGTTTGAGTTTGGCCTGCCACCGAAGGCATGGTGCTGTTTGCCGGTAGCCGGTCTTGTGATGATCACGGTTGGGTTCTTCGTGATCATGAAGATCGTTGACATCGAAGTGTGA
- a CDS encoding sugar ABC transporter substrate-binding protein gives MQLKRTFSLFGLVMVAAIVLAACGVSTQPQGGGTASNPTAAPAAGGASGNAVTIRWRTRPSDAAEQAVYQALNDAANQQLASKNIKAVYDPGVNQDYEPKLKAELSAGTAPDIVWIPGASTADYVAAGQLLDIKPFFDKDSSIKITDFYPQPIAELTHDGKIYGLPRDISTMVTYFNADLFKAAGIPNPKELSDQGKWNWDTMLESAKKLTDAGKQQYGLGFGNWWGPAWGYFTNAAGGGMFNKDRTSCGLNSPESVAGAKYVQDLYTQKLLPAGDADGEALFNAGKVGMYFNGRWFTPGVRTNAKFTWDVAEMPEGKVKSTWLFWGPYVINAKTANPDAAWEVLKAITAADAMAKVAEMGTNIPSRKDQSAVDAFLKSNPPANNQAFVKGTDYAVAEQALYTGNWGDFSGKVQSLWDQMIAGKITPEDFGKQACEQTAGAFKK, from the coding sequence ATGCAGCTCAAACGGACGTTTAGCCTGTTCGGCCTGGTAATGGTGGCAGCGATTGTGCTAGCCGCCTGTGGCGTCTCGACGCAGCCGCAGGGTGGCGGCACGGCCAGCAACCCCACGGCGGCGCCGGCAGCCGGCGGTGCCAGTGGCAACGCGGTGACCATCCGCTGGCGCACGCGCCCTTCGGATGCAGCTGAGCAGGCCGTATACCAGGCCCTGAACGATGCGGCGAATCAGCAGCTGGCCAGCAAGAACATCAAGGCTGTGTACGACCCTGGTGTGAACCAGGACTATGAGCCCAAGCTGAAGGCCGAGCTCTCGGCCGGCACCGCGCCCGATATTGTATGGATCCCCGGTGCCTCGACCGCCGACTATGTTGCGGCCGGGCAGCTGCTAGACATCAAGCCCTTCTTCGACAAAGACAGCAGTATCAAGATCACCGACTTCTACCCCCAGCCGATCGCCGAGCTGACGCACGACGGCAAGATCTACGGCCTGCCGCGCGACATCTCGACCATGGTGACCTACTTCAACGCCGATCTATTCAAGGCCGCCGGCATCCCCAACCCGAAAGAGTTGAGCGACCAGGGCAAGTGGAACTGGGACACAATGCTGGAGAGCGCCAAGAAGCTGACCGACGCCGGCAAGCAGCAGTATGGCCTGGGCTTTGGCAACTGGTGGGGCCCGGCCTGGGGCTACTTCACCAACGCAGCCGGCGGCGGCATGTTCAACAAAGATCGCACTAGCTGCGGCCTGAACTCGCCTGAGTCGGTTGCTGGCGCCAAGTACGTGCAGGATCTGTACACGCAGAAGCTGCTGCCGGCCGGCGATGCCGACGGCGAGGCGCTGTTCAACGCCGGCAAGGTCGGCATGTACTTCAACGGCCGCTGGTTCACCCCCGGCGTGCGCACCAACGCCAAGTTTACCTGGGATGTAGCCGAGATGCCCGAGGGCAAAGTCAAGAGCACCTGGCTGTTCTGGGGGCCGTACGTAATCAACGCGAAGACCGCCAACCCTGATGCGGCCTGGGAAGTGCTGAAGGCGATCACTGCGGCCGACGCAATGGCCAAGGTAGCCGAGATGGGCACGAACATCCCATCGCGCAAAGATCAGTCGGCAGTGGACGCATTCCTGAAATCGAACCCGCCGGCGAACAACCAGGCGTTTGTCAAAGGCACCGACTACGCGGTGGCCGAGCAGGCGCTATACACCGGCAACTGGGGCGACTTCAGCGGCAAAGTACAGTCGTTGTGGGACCAGATGATCGCCGGCAAGATCACGCCCGAGGATTTCGGCAAGCAAGCCTGTGAGCAGACCGCCGGCGCGTTCAAGAAGTAA
- a CDS encoding stage II sporulation protein M, with protein sequence MLAEDFIAIKRPNWERLTAILDTSRLGGLAVLSADEINELGRLYRSATSDLAVARRDFGNHRVAEYLNALVARAHAAVYQGRAARRRGIVEFFTLTFPHTFRATWGYTLAAFLMFMLPALASFWVAYRDPTAGAALFPGIEDRIQDIRDKREWWKELNDGNAAGASMIMTNNIQVTILAFAGGTLMGLFTLYLLAQNGLMLGVVAGAAQALGFATNLWGFVAAHGTLELSAIFIAGGAGMQLGWSIVRPGLLTRRAALLLAARRAALLLLGCVPILAIAGTIEGFISPSDLPLWLKLTVSLVSGLLLYSYLLLAGRARKPARYG encoded by the coding sequence ATGCTTGCCGAAGATTTTATTGCGATCAAGCGGCCCAACTGGGAACGGCTGACCGCCATCCTCGATACCTCGCGGCTCGGGGGGTTAGCTGTGCTCTCAGCCGACGAGATCAACGAGCTAGGCCGGCTGTACCGTAGCGCCACTTCTGATCTGGCGGTCGCGCGGCGCGATTTCGGCAACCACCGCGTGGCCGAGTACCTCAATGCGCTGGTGGCTCGCGCCCATGCCGCCGTGTATCAGGGCCGCGCCGCGCGGCGCCGCGGTATCGTCGAGTTCTTCACGCTCACCTTTCCACACACATTTCGGGCCACCTGGGGCTACACACTCGCCGCCTTCCTGATGTTCATGCTGCCGGCGCTGGCTAGCTTCTGGGTGGCCTACCGCGACCCAACCGCAGGTGCGGCGCTGTTTCCAGGCATTGAAGATCGCATCCAGGATATTCGCGACAAGCGTGAGTGGTGGAAGGAGCTGAACGACGGTAACGCTGCCGGCGCCTCGATGATCATGACGAACAACATCCAGGTCACGATCCTGGCATTCGCTGGTGGCACGCTCATGGGCCTGTTCACGCTCTATTTGCTGGCACAGAATGGGCTGATGCTCGGGGTGGTAGCCGGCGCGGCCCAGGCGCTGGGCTTCGCCACCAACCTGTGGGGCTTTGTGGCCGCCCACGGCACGCTCGAGCTGAGCGCGATCTTCATCGCCGGCGGTGCCGGTATGCAGTTGGGCTGGTCGATCGTGCGGCCCGGCTTGCTTACGCGCCGCGCCGCGCTGCTGCTGGCGGCCCGCCGTGCCGCGCTGCTGCTGCTCGGCTGTGTGCCGATCCTGGCCATCGCCGGCACGATCGAGGGCTTTATCTCCCCTTCCGATCTGCCATTGTGGCTGAAACTTACGGTCTCACTGGTCTCGGGGCTGCTCCTGTATAGCTACCTGCTGCTGGCCGGCCGCGCCCGCAAGCCGGCACGCTATGGCTAA